The genomic DNA CAGATCAGTTTTTCTCCCACACCGAAGCCGCAAGTGAAACCTGTCCCCTGCTGCCGCAAGGCTGTCGCGCAGCAACCTACCTGACCATTCTGCGAAACGAGTGCGATCGAGAGATGATGCTAGTTAACGATCTGCTCGACCTGCAACGGCTCGAAACCTGCGATCAGGACATTGATTACACCCTCAACTTTGATCTGATTTTGCTAGAGGACTGGCTACCGCAGATCGTGATGCCCTATGCAGAGCGGGCTACCCAGCGTCAGCAAACCCTGAAATTGGAGCTTGCCCCCCTGTTGCCTCCCCTTTGCTCCGCCCCCGATCGCGTGCAGCGTATCCTCACCGAACTGCTCCACAACGCCTGCAAATACACCCCACCCCACGGCTCCATTACGCTGACTGCCGCACCGACCGCAGAAACGATCGTCTTTCGGATTACCAACACGGGTGCGGTGATTGCCCCTGAAGAGTCTAGCCGCATTTTCGAGAAGTTTTATCGCATTCCGGGCGGCGATCTGTGGCAGCAGGGTGGGACAGGTCTGGGATTAGCGCTGACTAAACGGCTGGTGGAGTATTTGGGTGGGGCGATCGGAGTTTCTAGCCAGGGAGGGGAGACTTGTTTTTGGGTGGAGTTGCCGATTGGGGGGTGGGGGAGTAGGGAGTAGGGAGTGGAGAGTGGAGGAGCAGATCGATCGCATCCATTGGTGATATCTATCGGCACGATAAAAACAGCACAATAGAAACGGCACAATAGAGAGATGCCATAACTGGGCTGTCAAAACGGGCTGCCATAACTGGGCTGCCATACTGTGCGAATTGAGGAATGCGATTTGATGAAGGCTCGTCGTTCTGCTGATGGTTCGTCTACCCCTATTTCCACCACTCCTTACATTGCTCCTGAGGTTCATCCGCTGCGGCGTCTGCTGGAGTATGGGCGTCCCTATCGATCGCAGATATGGCTGGCGACGATTTGTTCAATCTTGAATAAGTTTTTTGACCTGGCTCCGCCGGTGCTGATTGGGGTAGCGGTAGATGTGGCTGTGAATCAGCAGGATTCCTGGTTGGCGAATCTGGGCATCGTGGGGGTGCGATCGCAGTTTGTGGTGCTGGCGATTCTCACGTTCATTATCTGGAGCCTGGAATCGGTCTTTGAGTATGCCTATGCGCGGCTGTGGCGTAATCTGGCGCAGAAGCTTCAGCACGATTTGAGACTGAATGCCTACCAGCATTTGCAAGAGTTGGAGCTGGAGTATTTTGAGGCGCGGGATAGCGGTCGGCTAATGGCGATCCTCAATGACGATATTAACCAGCTTGAGCGATTCCTCGATTTTGGCGCAAACGATATTTTGCAGGTAATTACGACGGTTCTTGTCATCGGGGCGGGCTTTTTTATCCTTGCGCCCAGCGTGGCATGGATGGCGATGCTGCCAATTCCGTTTATCCTGTGGGGATCGATCGCCTTTCAAAAATTGCTGGCTCCTCGCTATGCGGACGTGCGGGAAAAGGTGAGTCTGCTCAGCAGCCGTTTGTCGAATAATCTGGGCGGCATTGTCACGATCAAGAGCTTTACCACCGAGGCGTATGAGGTCGATCGGCTGCGGCAGGATAGTCTGGCATATCGGCAGAGCAACGGTCGGGCGATCGCGCTAAGTGCGGCTTTTGTGCCGCTGATTCGGATCATTATTTTGATTGGCTTTACGGCGCTGCTGGTATTTGGCGGTCTGCAAACGGTGGAGGGCAAACTGGCGGTCGGAACCTACAGTACGCTGGTGTTTATGATTCAGCGGTTGCTGTGGCCTCTAACTCGCCTGGGCGAAACGCTAGATCAGTATCAGCGAGCAATGGCATCGATTAATCGGGTGATGGGTTTGCTGGATACGCCGATCGCGATTCATTCTGGAGAGATTGTGCTGGATCGGAATGGCTTGAACTCTCTGGACAACGGTTTCCATGCCTCGACTTCAACAGTGCGCGGCGAACTGATGCTGAAGGACGTGACCTTTGCCTATCGCGATCGCTCTCCGGTGATTCAAAATCTATCGCTGCACATCCCTGCCGGAAAAACGATTGCGATCGTCGGTTCCACCGGATCGGGCAAAAGCACCTTGGTGAAGCTGCTGCTGCGGCTCTACGAAATTCAGTCGGGCAGTATTACGCTGGATGGCATTGATATTCGCGACCTAGAACTGCGGAGTCTGCGGCAGGCGATCGGCTGGGTGAGCCAGGATGTGTTTTTGTTTCACGGTTCTGTGCTGGAAAATATTATCTACGGCAACCCCAGCGCCAGTTTATCGGATGCGATCGCCGCTGCCAAAATTGCGGAGGCACATGAATTTATCGAACAGTTGCCGGAGGGCTATGACACGATCGTTGGCGAACGAGGACAAAAGCTTTCTGGCGGTCAGCGTCAGCGATTAGCCATTGCCCGTGCCGTCCTCAAAAATCCGCCAATTCTAATTCTGGACGAAGCCACCTCCGCTGTCGATAACGAAACCGAAGCTGCGATTCAGCGATCGCTAGAATACATTACCCAAAACCGCACAACAATCGCGATCGCCCATCGACTCTCAACCATTCGCAACGCCGATCGAATTTACGTGATGGAATACGGCAAATTAATCGAACAGGGAAACCATGAGGAATTGCTCGATCGACAGGGCGTGTATGCAGGTTTGTGGCGCGTGCAGTCAGGAGTGCGATCGTAAAGATAATAGTTCGTTGATGATGGATTTATTTTCATCAAATCTAATTTTCTATTTGTTTGTTTACGAGAAATTGAATGACATCTACCCGTCAAACCACCATCACCATCTGGTATCTGGAACTAAACGATCGCGCTCAATTTCGCCCCAGCCAATTCCAACCAGAGGACGTAAAAATCGAACAGGCAGTGATTCCCTCCCCGGAATTAAGCCGTTTCCTCTATACGAGCGTCGGCGGCGACTGGTACTGGCTCGATCGCCTTCCCTGGAATTACGATCGCTGGATGCAGTATCTCGATCGCCCGGAACTCGAAACCTGGATCGCCTATAAAAAAGGGACTCCCGCAGGCTATATCGAACTGGAAGTGCAGCCGGACGGCAGTGTGAAGGTTGCCTATTTTGGCTTACTCAAAGGCTTTATCGGGCAGGGCATTGGCGGCTATTTATTGAGTTTCGGGATCGATCGCGCCTGGAATTTGGGAGGCAATCGCATTTTTGTCGATACGTGCAGTTTAGACGGTGAGTTTGCGCTGAAAAATTACCAGTCTCGCGGCTTTCAGATTTATAAAACCGAAACGGTGGAGAAGGAATTGCCGAGTCGGGCGATCGGACCCTGGGAAGGGGCATATTTTTGAACTTCAACAGCTTATAGTGTGGGGAAAAACAGCCGCACATAGGCAGCAATCATTGCATCTCCAAAAAACAGCGCAATTCCAGCCCCGATCGCCAGAAAGGGACCAAACGGCATGGGCTGACGACGATCGATTAAACCCAGCGCCATTCCACCACCACCCACCAATGCACCGATCGCACAGGCAATAAATCCAGCGAGCAGAGTAAGTTGCCAGCCCAGCCACGCGCCCATCATTGCTGCAAGTTTGGCATCGCCGCCGCCCATTGCAGTTTTCCCAAAGGCGATCGATCCGAGAATCGAAATGATGTCGAATAGCCAGATCGCAACCACTGCGCCCACAATACCCGATATGAGAGAGGCGATCGCGCCTGAAAGTCCACCTGCCGCCCAGCCGATAATTAATTGAAAGACCAGTCCGGCAATCAGTCCCGACTGCGTGAGGGAATTGGGCAGCGTCATTGTATCCCAGTCGATTAGCGACAGAGCCAGCAGCCAACTCACAAACGCCCAGTAGCCTAATCCCGGTAGGGGCAAACTGAATGCCCAGAAGACCAGTACAAACAAAAGTCCTGTCGCGGCTTCGATCGCCGGATAGCGAGGCGAAATTTTCGTTTTACAGTGGCGACATTTGCCCTTCAGCTTCAGCCATCCCAGCACCGGGACATTATCGTAGGGCTTCAGCCGATGCAGGCATTTGGGACAGCGGGACGGCGGATGCAGCAGGGACAGACCCGCCGGAATCCGGTAGATGACTACATTCAAAAAACTGCCGATGCAGGCACCGATCGCAAAAACTAGCAGGCTCAAGATGCCCGTAAACAGCAGTTCCATAAGCAGAAAGTCCAGCAGTGCGTCCAGAGATAGCCCATTCAGGCAGGAGGGTTCGGCTGTAAATAATCCGGCTGCAAATTAGGACAAATGGTATGGATGTCCTGATCCGTCAGCATAGGTTCCTGCCACCCCGCTAGGATACCCTGGAGCTGCGATCGAAGTAGCTGAAGGGACTCAATTTGTCGCGTAATTTCAGCCACTTTGTCTTCTAAGTAATGCTTCACCTGACCGCAGGGCAACTCTCCCTGATCGTGAACGGACAGAATTTGCTGGATTTCGTTGAGGTGTAGCCCCAGAGATTGCGCCCGTTTGATGAAGGTAAGGCGATCGAGGACATCTACGCTGAACAGCCGATAACCCGTCTTCGATCGCTCTACCGTGGGAGCCAGTAAACCAATATCGTCGTAGTAGCGAATGGTTTTAATCGGCAGTCCGCTTTCCGTCGCAACTTCCCCAATTTTGAGCAGTCTTTCCGATTCGATCGTGTTGCTGGTGATCATGGCTTTAATTAGGATTCGCCTCGCTGTTGATTCAGGAGGATGTCTAAAATGCGGCGATTCTCGGACTGAATGCCCCTGATCTCAGATTGCATATCATCCATTTTCTCAGCCAGCGTGCCGATCATGGAAACTGTATCTACTACAGAAGCTCTGAGGTCATTAATTTGCCCCTGCTGCTGATTGATCTGACTCTGCTGCTGCTGGATTGCGAGCAAAATAGTCTCTGCTAAAGCTTCAAGACGGTCGAGTCTAGAGGGTTCACTGACGGTCATAGAATTCTTGCTTGTACTGGTGTACTAACTCCGTAGAGATAGCTTACCGAAATTGTAGGCGAGGTTCAAACGAATTCATTCAAACTTGACCTAACCGATTAGCTTTAGTCTATCGACCTAAACCTTACGGGCATCCACATCGATCGTCACCAGGTGGGCATCGGAATCCGGCAAAAAGCGCGATCGCCGCTCCTGATATTTCGATTGATGTTTAGATTGCGGCTGATTCTGGGGCTGCATGGATTCCCGACGAGTTTGCTGCATCAGCTTCCAGCGCATCCCAATCGCTAATCCTGTCGTGCCCAAGCCGATCGCCAGCAACATTTGATAGCCTCCCGTACCACCAATAAAGGCATCGACCAGACCAGCAGTGAGCATGAATCCGGTAATGGGTTCTCTGCGGTAAAGCGATCGAATATTTCTCGTCCAGTTCATTTCAGGCTCCTTGCCAGGAGACGGGGCTTGGGTATTTCTCCTCACTTTTAACTTAGCTTAGGGAGTGGAGAGGAGGGAGTGGGGTTTACCGGAATGGGGGTGTGGGGAGTGGATGGGTGGATGGGTGGATGGGTAGATGGGTGGATGGGTGGATGGGGTGGGAGATCGATAGGATAAAGGGAGTTCACCTTTGAATTGCGGTTGCGGAATTTTTTATGCTTGCTCTGTTTTTTGCTGAACTTCAGCGAAGCTGGCTGCTCCTGCGGCGCTATTCTTCCGAAGTGATTGGGGGTGTGATTGGGACAACCGTGATTTTTTATGGGCTGTTCCTGAGTGCGAAGTATATTGCCGGACCGACGTTGCAGTTTGGCGATCGCTTAGATTCGATCGTGGTGGGCTATGTGCTGTGGACGCTGATGCTGTTTATCCAGGGGGATGTGGCAGGCGGACTTCAGCAGGAGGCACGGACAGGGACGCTGGAGCAGCTTTTTCTCACGCCCTACGGTGCGCCCAGAGTGCTGTTTATTCGGGCGATCGCGAGTTTGTTGCTGAATCTGGCGATTAACCTGACGATCCTGCTGCTGATTCTGGTGATTACAGGCAGTCGGCTTTCCTTTTCGCCGATGCTGATTCCGCCCTTGCTGGCAGTGTTGATGGGGGCATACGGGCTGGCTTTTTCGATCGGTTCCCTTGCCCTATTGCTCAAGCAGGTGCAGCAGTTGCTCAGTTTGTTTCAGTTTGGGCTAATCTTCCTGTTCACTACTCCAGTCGAAACCTGGACAGGGGGACTGCGCTATCTGGGATGGCTGCTGCCGATGGCTCCGGGGGCAGGTCTGCTGCGATCGGTGATGGCGCGGGGCGAAGGGCTACAGTGGGGCAGTTTAATCGTGGCGCTGCTCAATGGAGCCGTTTATTTAGCGATCGGCTTGACGCTGTTTCGTTGGGCAGAACGGGAAACCAAACGACGGGGACAGTTAGGCGGTTATTAAAGGTCTTTATGCCGGGTAGAGCGTTGTGGCGATCGTCGTCCAGGGGGCATGGGTGAGGCGATCGCGCATCGTTTCCTCGTCGGTAGATTTGTCCTGGAGAATGCGTCCCTCAAAAACGACCGTAACCTGATTCGATCGGAAGCACCACGGCTCTAAGCGAAGTTGGGTAGGATCGCCATCAATCGGAGTCAACGTCAGGGTCAGATCCTCATCGACGGAGGGAACCTGCTCGATCTGGCGAGGCTGGGTGACACCGATACAAATGGCAAGCGAGAGAGCATCCATTGTCGCGACGAGTTTTTGATTGCGGGCGATCGTTTCGGGTTCTACATATGGCTGGTAAGCCGGGTCTAGTTTGAGGCGATCGATCAACTGCTGCTGAAAGGCTTTCTCCTGCTGCAAAAAGGCTTCCACCACTCGCGTCGCGTCGGGGGATTTGCGCCAGCCCGTAAACCGTTCGTATAGCCCTGTCCCATGCAGCGAAACCAGCAGTGCGGCGTAGCGTCCCATTGGCATTGCCAGATGTTTTGCCCCTGCCCAAAGGCGCGTATGCACTTCCGGCGCAATTTCGGTAAAGCCGTGCGGAAAGCCCGTTTCTGGATTTAGCGTAGGAGCCGTTTCCCAGGGTATCCAGCCGATGTCATGCTGCTCTGCGCCTAAACAGACTGCTTCAAAGGGGGCGATCGATCCAAACTGCTCATTGCCCCACAGTTGCGCCATCTGTCCCGATACCCAGGCGTGAGTCGGTTGGGTAATACAAATTCGGCTAGCGCGATCGGCGTTAACGGTGCGATACAGCATATTCACCCCCGTCTGATTCTCCTTACTCAAAGGCTAGACTGTATCAGGGGTTACTGTCCTCATGCTGGAGTATTTCTTAATCAATCCAGCAGGAAGTTTTGAATAAACAGAATGGTGGAATAAAACTGAAAATCGATGTTTGGCTTTTTCGCGAAACCGTGTCCTTCGTCTTTTGCCACCAAATACCAGACAGGAATATTGCGTTCCTTTAGCGTTTTCACAATCTGTTCGGCTTCGTTGAGCGGCACACGCGGATCATTTGCCCCGTGAATCACAAACATTGGTTTCTGAATTTTCTCCGCATTGTTCACCGGAGAGATTCGCAGCAGGAATTCCCGCATTTCCGGATCGCGTTCATCGCCATATTCCACTCGGCGTAAATCGCGACGATAGCCTTCGGTTTTCTCCAGGAAGGTGACAAAGTTGGAGATGCCGACAATGTCAATGGATGCCCGAATTCGATCGCCATAGTGGGTCGCCACTGCGAGGGACATATAGCCGCCATAGCTGCCGCCCGTCACGAGAATCCGATCGCTGTCCAGATCAGGCTGAGTTTTGATCCAGTCAAGCAATGCGCCGATATCTTTGACGGAATCCTCGCGCAGGTAGCCGTTGTCGATCTTCAGGAAGGTTTTGCCGTAGCCGGACGACCCGCGCACATTGGGGTAGAGTAAAGCGACGCCTAATTCATTCAAATAGTAGTTGCCGCGTCCGAGGAAGGTAGGGCGAAATTGCCCTTCGGGTCCGCCGTGGATGCTGATGATGATCGGACGTTTGCCCGTGAAATGGGATGGAGGACGGTAGAGGAAACCGGAGATGGGGCGATCGTCAAAGCTGCGCCACTCGACTAATTCCGGTTCAGAAAAACTGCTGGTATTCAGTCCGCCAGTTTCGCTTTCTGTCCAGCGATCGATCTGCCCTGTGGTGATATCCAGCGAATAGACATCGGAACTGGATTGGGCAGAGGTGAGGGTAAAGCCCAGATCGCAATTGTTTCTGTGCCACTGCAAGCCAAATACCTGCCCCAGGGGCAACTCGGCGGGCAAAGGAATTTCCTGCTGCGTTGCAGTATCGAGCAAATGCACGGCGCTAATGCCATTTTCGTTCGCGGTAAATGCCAGCAGACGTCCATCGTGGGATAGGGCAATCTGTTCAATGTCCCATTCAATCTGGTTGGTTAAAAACGTATATTCCTGCGTCTCCAGATCCAGATGCGCCAGCCGCAAAAATTCCGAGTCGCGATCGCACACCACATATAAACCGTTGCGATGTTTATCAAAGATAACTGCCTGATACGCCACGGGTTCGCCGCCTTTGGGCGTTAGCAAGCTCTTTTCACCCGTCTGGACATCCACCAGCCATATGTAGGTTTCCGTAATCGAAATATATTCAATCACCGCAATTTGGCGATCGTCCGTTGACCATGCCGCAGGAAACCAGCCTCCGCCCTCGACGGTCATGAGGAGCCGCTCCTGTTCGGGCTGAAGCGGATCGATGATGTACAAATCTGTGTCTTGCCCTGTGCGGCGCGTGGAGGTGTAGACCATCTGCGTTCCCGCCTGTGACCATCTGCCGCGACTGTTTTTAGAAGTGCCGTCTGTCAGCAGCGTAATGTCTCCCGTTGCCAGATCGTAGCGATAGTTCTGGCTAAATTCATTGCCGCCAATGTCTTTACTGAAAACAAAGTATTCGCCCTGCGTTTTTTGATAGGTTGCGCCTCTCACAGGTTCCGGGAAAAAGGTCAACTGCTTGCGGCTGCCCAGCGGAAACTTTACCTGATGCACCTGTGGCGTCTGTCCAAACCGCGTAGAAATTAGCATCGATCGCTCAATCGGATGCCAGCTTGATAAACTCGCCGATCGAAACTCGGTGTAGCGATTAACGGTTTCGACGATCGATTGGGGAACAGCAGGGATACCGTCCAGGATTAAGTTATCGCCCGGTTTGAGTTCGGTTGAAGTAGGGGCAGGCATAAGCGGCGAGAAAATTTAGGACTTCAATAATTTTAACGTCAGGAAACGATGTGAAGAATGGGAAATTATGGCACCTTATAGCTCGCAACCCGAATCCTCAGCTCTCCCTGGCGCGGATCGCGGCTAAACACAAACGCGCCCTCTTCCACCTCGTCCCTGGACAGAAAGTCGATCGTCTGATCACCGGATTCCATTTCGCCGTTACTCTGCAACTCACCCACAATTTGCACAGACTCAGCCGTTTCGCCGCCCTTATTCGTGACCTCATAGGGAACATAGAACTGTCCGTTGGCTTCTCGAATTTGCTCCACCTGCGGCTGTACCGACAGCACGGGAGGCGCATCTCCTTCGGTAAACCATGCCAGCAGCACCAGACCAATAATGGTCGCCAAAATCAGACTGGCGATCGCAAAACTAACCTGCTCTGCCGTAATGCGACGCTGTTTTTGAAAAGGGGACTTGGGGCGAACGGTGTTTCTCATGGCAGTGTTTGATGAAGCGCAATCGTTTTATTGCGATCTTGTTTTATTGCAATCTTGTTTTATTGCAATCTTGTTTTATTGCGATCGTCCTGTCGGGATTGTCTTATAGTCATTGTCTTGCTGAACTGCGGCTAGATCGCAATGCGTCCGGCAGCACCCCCGATCGTGGCGGGCAATCCGAGCAGCAAAACTTGCTCCAGCCAGGAATTCCAGGGATCGCTGAAGTCGAGCCGCTGAAAAAAATACAGCATTACCGCAGCCGTGATCAGGGCGATTAGATAGGAAATAACTGTCTCTGTCACCGGATTCTGAAAGAGTCCCTGCTGCTGAAGTCTCCGGCTTTGGGTCGTGAAACCTGCTGCAAATACAATGGCGTAGGACACAAGCAAGGAGGTCGCAATGACTGCCAGGAGCCAGGGAGGAGAGGTCGCTGCCGCCAGCATCGGAACTTCATCGGTAGGGGCAATACTAAAGGCAATAAAGATACTGCCAATGAGCGTCGCACCCACATCGGCAACGGTTGGGTTAAAGTCTTCAGGACGGGAAGGTTGTTTCTGTGATTGTCCCTGCGATTGCCCCTGTGATTGTCCCTGCGACTGTCCTTGCAACTGTCCCTGTGATTGTCCCTGATCCTGCTGCTGATCTCTTCCGCCCGGATCACCTGCCAGGATCGATCGCGCCAGTCCAACCCCGATCGCAAAGGGAACTGCTTCAAACACAATCTTGCCCAACGCCTCATTAAGAGAAGTGTTCCAGGTAATTTCTCGCAGCAGGATCAGCACCCAGGTAACACAGACTAGGGCGATCGCCATTGCCTCTACGCTGTCCATCAGGGCTTGCCCTGTCCGATCGGGGTCTTGCTGCCGAAAGCCATCTGTGCGGTTGAGGAAAAAGACGATGATGTACGTGGCGATTAGCACTTCGAGGAGGTCGATCGGGTTAGCGTAGGAGCCAATCCACCACACTTCCATGGTGTAGATCAGGGGAATGCCAAACAAAAAACCGCCAGCCAGCCCCCGCACCACGTCTGCCAATTCCGATCGCCACTCTCGCCCCGTGGGAAGCGCTAAACGAAGCGTTAAACGTCGAACCATTGTCCCCCTTCAGGAATATAGGCTTTCTGGCAGTAG from Leptolyngbya ohadii IS1 includes the following:
- a CDS encoding ABC transporter ATP-binding protein, which codes for MKARRSADGSSTPISTTPYIAPEVHPLRRLLEYGRPYRSQIWLATICSILNKFFDLAPPVLIGVAVDVAVNQQDSWLANLGIVGVRSQFVVLAILTFIIWSLESVFEYAYARLWRNLAQKLQHDLRLNAYQHLQELELEYFEARDSGRLMAILNDDINQLERFLDFGANDILQVITTVLVIGAGFFILAPSVAWMAMLPIPFILWGSIAFQKLLAPRYADVREKVSLLSSRLSNNLGGIVTIKSFTTEAYEVDRLRQDSLAYRQSNGRAIALSAAFVPLIRIIILIGFTALLVFGGLQTVEGKLAVGTYSTLVFMIQRLLWPLTRLGETLDQYQRAMASINRVMGLLDTPIAIHSGEIVLDRNGLNSLDNGFHASTSTVRGELMLKDVTFAYRDRSPVIQNLSLHIPAGKTIAIVGSTGSGKSTLVKLLLRLYEIQSGSITLDGIDIRDLELRSLRQAIGWVSQDVFLFHGSVLENIIYGNPSASLSDAIAAAKIAEAHEFIEQLPEGYDTIVGERGQKLSGGQRQRLAIARAVLKNPPILILDEATSAVDNETEAAIQRSLEYITQNRTTIAIAHRLSTIRNADRIYVMEYGKLIEQGNHEELLDRQGVYAGLWRVQSGVRS
- a CDS encoding GNAT family N-acetyltransferase; the protein is MTSTRQTTITIWYLELNDRAQFRPSQFQPEDVKIEQAVIPSPELSRFLYTSVGGDWYWLDRLPWNYDRWMQYLDRPELETWIAYKKGTPAGYIELEVQPDGSVKVAYFGLLKGFIGQGIGGYLLSFGIDRAWNLGGNRIFVDTCSLDGEFALKNYQSRGFQIYKTETVEKELPSRAIGPWEGAYF
- a CDS encoding prepilin peptidase → MELLFTGILSLLVFAIGACIGSFLNVVIYRIPAGLSLLHPPSRCPKCLHRLKPYDNVPVLGWLKLKGKCRHCKTKISPRYPAIEAATGLLFVLVFWAFSLPLPGLGYWAFVSWLLALSLIDWDTMTLPNSLTQSGLIAGLVFQLIIGWAAGGLSGAIASLISGIVGAVVAIWLFDIISILGSIAFGKTAMGGGDAKLAAMMGAWLGWQLTLLAGFIACAIGALVGGGGMALGLIDRRQPMPFGPFLAIGAGIALFFGDAMIAAYVRLFFPTL
- a CDS encoding heavy metal-responsive transcriptional regulator produces the protein MITSNTIESERLLKIGEVATESGLPIKTIRYYDDIGLLAPTVERSKTGYRLFSVDVLDRLTFIKRAQSLGLHLNEIQQILSVHDQGELPCGQVKHYLEDKVAEITRQIESLQLLRSQLQGILAGWQEPMLTDQDIHTICPNLQPDYLQPNPPA
- a CDS encoding ABC transporter permease: MLALFFAELQRSWLLLRRYSSEVIGGVIGTTVIFYGLFLSAKYIAGPTLQFGDRLDSIVVGYVLWTLMLFIQGDVAGGLQQEARTGTLEQLFLTPYGAPRVLFIRAIASLLLNLAINLTILLLILVITGSRLSFSPMLIPPLLAVLMGAYGLAFSIGSLALLLKQVQQLLSLFQFGLIFLFTTPVETWTGGLRYLGWLLPMAPGAGLLRSVMARGEGLQWGSLIVALLNGAVYLAIGLTLFRWAERETKRRGQLGGY
- a CDS encoding DUF3891 family protein yields the protein MSKENQTGVNMLYRTVNADRASRICITQPTHAWVSGQMAQLWGNEQFGSIAPFEAVCLGAEQHDIGWIPWETAPTLNPETGFPHGFTEIAPEVHTRLWAGAKHLAMPMGRYAALLVSLHGTGLYERFTGWRKSPDATRVVEAFLQQEKAFQQQLIDRLKLDPAYQPYVEPETIARNQKLVATMDALSLAICIGVTQPRQIEQVPSVDEDLTLTLTPIDGDPTQLRLEPWCFRSNQVTVVFEGRILQDKSTDEETMRDRLTHAPWTTIATTLYPA
- a CDS encoding prolyl oligopeptidase family serine peptidase — its product is MPAPTSTELKPGDNLILDGIPAVPQSIVETVNRYTEFRSASLSSWHPIERSMLISTRFGQTPQVHQVKFPLGSRKQLTFFPEPVRGATYQKTQGEYFVFSKDIGGNEFSQNYRYDLATGDITLLTDGTSKNSRGRWSQAGTQMVYTSTRRTGQDTDLYIIDPLQPEQERLLMTVEGGGWFPAAWSTDDRQIAVIEYISITETYIWLVDVQTGEKSLLTPKGGEPVAYQAVIFDKHRNGLYVVCDRDSEFLRLAHLDLETQEYTFLTNQIEWDIEQIALSHDGRLLAFTANENGISAVHLLDTATQQEIPLPAELPLGQVFGLQWHRNNCDLGFTLTSAQSSSDVYSLDITTGQIDRWTESETGGLNTSSFSEPELVEWRSFDDRPISGFLYRPPSHFTGKRPIIISIHGGPEGQFRPTFLGRGNYYLNELGVALLYPNVRGSSGYGKTFLKIDNGYLREDSVKDIGALLDWIKTQPDLDSDRILVTGGSYGGYMSLAVATHYGDRIRASIDIVGISNFVTFLEKTEGYRRDLRRVEYGDERDPEMREFLLRISPVNNAEKIQKPMFVIHGANDPRVPLNEAEQIVKTLKERNIPVWYLVAKDEGHGFAKKPNIDFQFYSTILFIQNFLLD
- a CDS encoding TIGR02588 family protein — encoded protein: MRNTVRPKSPFQKQRRITAEQVSFAIASLILATIIGLVLLAWFTEGDAPPVLSVQPQVEQIREANGQFYVPYEVTNKGGETAESVQIVGELQSNGEMESGDQTIDFLSRDEVEEGAFVFSRDPRQGELRIRVASYKVP
- a CDS encoding TIGR02587 family membrane protein; the encoded protein is MVRRLTLRLALPTGREWRSELADVVRGLAGGFLFGIPLIYTMEVWWIGSYANPIDLLEVLIATYIIVFFLNRTDGFRQQDPDRTGQALMDSVEAMAIALVCVTWVLILLREITWNTSLNEALGKIVFEAVPFAIGVGLARSILAGDPGGRDQQQDQGQSQGQLQGQSQGQSQGQSQGQSQKQPSRPEDFNPTVADVGATLIGSIFIAFSIAPTDEVPMLAAATSPPWLLAVIATSLLVSYAIVFAAGFTTQSRRLQQQGLFQNPVTETVISYLIALITAAVMLYFFQRLDFSDPWNSWLEQVLLLGLPATIGGAAGRIAI